From Miscanthus floridulus cultivar M001 chromosome 15, ASM1932011v1, whole genome shotgun sequence, the proteins below share one genomic window:
- the LOC136506549 gene encoding uncharacterized protein isoform X2, translated as MRGHGAVQGRCALWRATSVSAALGQLGGARDGSDTTRPTRTTSSLSRLILSRPSSPSSVPDTYWRNTLIEKREKQEAVRKLMETSGSFPYQDLGLMIFVAHSKVSCFFDVRFS; from the exons ATGCGTGGCCATGGGGCGGTGCAGGGCCGGTGCGCCCTCTGGCGGGCCACGTCGGTGAGCGCGGCTTTGGGGCAACTGGGCGGAGCGCGCGACGGCTCCGACACGACCAGACCAACAAGGACCACCTCGTCGCTTTCCCGGCTAATCCTCTCTCGCCCATCTTCCCCTTCCTCCGTTCCAGATACTTATTG GAGGAACACGCTGATAGAGAAACGAG AGAAACAAGAGGCAGTGAGGAAGCTGATGGAGACCTCAG GTTCTTTCCCTTATCAGGATCTCGGGTTGATGATATTTGTAGCTCATTCTAAGGTATCCTGTTTCTTTGATGTTAGGTTCTCATAG
- the LOC136506549 gene encoding uncharacterized protein isoform X1, producing the protein MRGHGAVQGRCALWRATSVSAALGQLGGARDGSDTTRPTRTTSSLSRLILSRPSSPSSVPDTYWRNTLIEKREKQEAVRKLMETSAFLEQGGAGGFVGIKLKNPEMKRVCASME; encoded by the exons ATGCGTGGCCATGGGGCGGTGCAGGGCCGGTGCGCCCTCTGGCGGGCCACGTCGGTGAGCGCGGCTTTGGGGCAACTGGGCGGAGCGCGCGACGGCTCCGACACGACCAGACCAACAAGGACCACCTCGTCGCTTTCCCGGCTAATCCTCTCTCGCCCATCTTCCCCTTCCTCCGTTCCAGATACTTATTG GAGGAACACGCTGATAGAGAAACGAG AGAAACAAGAGGCAGTGAGGAAGCTGATGGAGACCTCAG CTTTTTTAGAGCAAGGTGGTGCTGGAGGTTTTGTCGGTATCAAATTGAAAAATCCTGAAATGAAACGTGTGTGTGCTTCTATGGAATAA
- the LOC136506549 gene encoding uncharacterized protein isoform X4 codes for MRGHGAVQGRCALWRATSVSAALGQLGGARDGSDTTRPTRTTSSLSRLILSRPSSPSSVPDTYWRNTLIEKREKQEAVRKLMETSGCSFFRARWCWRFCRYQIEKS; via the exons ATGCGTGGCCATGGGGCGGTGCAGGGCCGGTGCGCCCTCTGGCGGGCCACGTCGGTGAGCGCGGCTTTGGGGCAACTGGGCGGAGCGCGCGACGGCTCCGACACGACCAGACCAACAAGGACCACCTCGTCGCTTTCCCGGCTAATCCTCTCTCGCCCATCTTCCCCTTCCTCCGTTCCAGATACTTATTG GAGGAACACGCTGATAGAGAAACGAG AGAAACAAGAGGCAGTGAGGAAGCTGATGGAGACCTCAG GGTGTAGCTTTTTTAGAGCAAGGTGGTGCTGGAGGTTTTGTCGGTATCAAATTGAAAAATCCTGA
- the LOC136506549 gene encoding uncharacterized protein isoform X3 yields MRGHGAVQGRCALWRATSVSAALGQLGGARDGSDTTRPTRTTSSLSRLILSRPSSPSSVPDTYWRNTLIEKREKQEAVRKLMETSENSGCSFFRARWCWRFCRYQIEKS; encoded by the exons ATGCGTGGCCATGGGGCGGTGCAGGGCCGGTGCGCCCTCTGGCGGGCCACGTCGGTGAGCGCGGCTTTGGGGCAACTGGGCGGAGCGCGCGACGGCTCCGACACGACCAGACCAACAAGGACCACCTCGTCGCTTTCCCGGCTAATCCTCTCTCGCCCATCTTCCCCTTCCTCCGTTCCAGATACTTATTG GAGGAACACGCTGATAGAGAAACGAG AGAAACAAGAGGCAGTGAGGAAGCTGATGGAGACCTCAG AGAATTCAGGGTGTAGCTTTTTTAGAGCAAGGTGGTGCTGGAGGTTTTGTCGGTATCAAATTGAAAAATCCTGA